Proteins from one Sulfurovum sp. TSL1 genomic window:
- a CDS encoding MoxR family ATPase produces the protein MSQTIENIKIEISKVLVGQDKMIEGLLAGLLCRGHILLEGVPGLAKTTAVNALAKTLGLDFKRVQFTPDLLPSDIIGTEIYDPSNNTFKIKQGPIFTNLLLADEINRAPAKVQSALLEVMQERQVTIGDETFKIDLPFLVMATQNPVEQEGAYELPEAQLDRFMMKVVVGYNTKEEELEIARRVANNSFGEIQQVATIEDLNKIREEALQVHMDEEIEAYIIELVAATRDPKAYGLEALEAYIEFGASPRASIDMYKAARAIAYLKGQDYVSPIEIAYIAKEILRHRIILSYEAQAEEVTQDEIIEKILAAVPIP, from the coding sequence TTGAGTCAAACCATAGAAAACATCAAAATAGAAATCTCTAAAGTCCTTGTCGGACAGGACAAGATGATCGAAGGGCTTTTGGCAGGTTTACTTTGCCGCGGGCACATCCTGCTGGAGGGTGTTCCCGGACTTGCAAAAACGACCGCGGTGAATGCGCTGGCAAAGACACTGGGACTGGACTTCAAACGTGTACAGTTCACTCCTGATCTGCTTCCTTCTGACATCATAGGGACTGAGATCTATGATCCTTCAAACAATACATTTAAGATCAAACAAGGCCCTATCTTTACCAACCTTTTACTGGCCGATGAGATCAACCGTGCTCCGGCTAAAGTACAGTCCGCACTACTCGAAGTGATGCAGGAGAGACAGGTAACCATCGGAGATGAAACATTCAAAATAGACCTTCCCTTTTTGGTCATGGCGACACAGAACCCGGTAGAACAGGAAGGTGCCTATGAACTTCCCGAAGCACAGCTTGACAGATTTATGATGAAAGTGGTGGTCGGTTATAATACCAAAGAAGAAGAGTTGGAGATCGCAAGACGTGTAGCCAATAACAGTTTTGGAGAGATCCAACAGGTAGCAACCATTGAGGATCTCAACAAGATCAGGGAAGAAGCGCTTCAGGTGCACATGGATGAAGAGATAGAAGCGTATATTATAGAACTTGTAGCTGCTACGCGTGATCCGAAGGCCTATGGTCTTGAAGCGCTAGAAGCGTATATCGAATTTGGCGCGAGTCCGCGTGCAAGTATCGATATGTATAAAGCTGCCCGTGCGATCGCTTACCTGAAAGGGCAGGACTATGTCTCGCCTATAGAGATCGCCTATATCGCCAAAGAGATCCTTCGCCACCGTATCATACTCTCTTATGAAGCACAGGCGGAAGAGGTGACACAAGATGAGATCATAGAGAAGATCTTAGCTGCTGTTCCAATCCCTTAG
- the mfd gene encoding transcription-repair coupling factor, whose amino-acid sequence MYQSNIYEYLEALQEEKLLICKDDKEAVQIRDIAMLLGFDTFVLPDLRVSVGEDLRAYDEEIHQLFIQLASFYKSTKKKILVSPLRTLLIPFPKAELFDSRSIEFGDTLNMQELKDTLYQWGYHFTDIAASHGEVSFRGDIIDIYPIDAQRPYRISLFDEEVETIQYYDEGTQKRSNDELESLTFTPAFLALNKTQYEALRNRTERSSYDTFVKDIDSLGLWHLDDLGESALTLFDGVFASALEDELKEVYELDQPLVPRNAFVLPAIPEGHKYRDLEAVDPNKLLKSHKDKEITIIAKNESIVRGSQLDSFENIAFVYQEGIVNLLGADKLILSLNKPLKRKKVKKATIILDELKPGDYVVHENYGVGIFKGIEKRDVLGATSEFVVMHYQNQDALLIPVSNLEVIDRYVAEGGALPILDKLGKASFKKLKEKVREKLFAIASQIINLSAQRHLKKGIKFKRNMEEHAIFMSQAGFVHTEDQERAINDMLDDMSSGRMMDRLLSADVGFGKTEVAMNGMFVAVKNGYQAMMIAPTTLLSSQHYKSLKERFQGYDIKVAKLDRFSTTKEKNATLKGLQEGTIDVVVGTHALLKAKFKNLALVIIDEEHKFGVKQKEALKEISIDVHLLSMSATPIPRSLNLAMSEVKSFSEILTPPTERQGVRTFVKSYDDKVIKEAILREMRRGGQIFYVFNSIAGIEEKKKQLLEVLPKLRIAVLHSKISAKETEDEMMLFGTGEYDVLLSTSIVESGIHMPHANTMIVDGADNFGIADLHQLRGRVGRGAKEGYCYFMVTDKERLTDNAKRRLLALESHSDLGSGAVLAFHDLEIRGGGNIIGEAQSGHIKQIGYSLYLRMLEDAIKELSGQDKEVAQNIDMKLSIDAYLNEELIEEDRLRLELYRRLSLCETTGEVYEIEAEIADRFGKLDVITRQFIDVIVMKVLAREKGISKVSSYGENVFIEFMDENKERVVLKSPSKDDDDIIATAMGYLK is encoded by the coding sequence ATGTACCAAAGTAATATTTACGAATACCTAGAAGCGTTACAAGAAGAAAAACTGCTGATCTGTAAAGATGACAAGGAAGCAGTTCAGATACGAGATATAGCCATGTTACTTGGATTTGACACCTTTGTGTTGCCAGACCTTCGAGTGAGCGTAGGGGAAGATCTGCGCGCCTATGATGAAGAGATACATCAGTTGTTCATACAGTTGGCTTCTTTCTATAAAAGTACAAAGAAAAAGATACTGGTCTCACCGCTGCGTACACTGCTTATCCCTTTCCCAAAAGCGGAACTGTTTGATAGCAGGTCCATAGAATTCGGCGATACTTTAAATATGCAGGAACTCAAGGATACACTGTATCAGTGGGGATACCATTTTACGGACATTGCTGCCAGCCATGGAGAAGTCTCTTTTCGTGGCGACATTATAGATATCTATCCTATAGATGCACAGAGGCCGTACCGTATCTCTTTGTTTGATGAAGAGGTGGAGACCATCCAGTACTATGATGAAGGGACACAGAAACGTTCCAACGATGAGCTGGAATCTTTGACCTTCACGCCGGCATTTTTGGCACTGAACAAAACCCAGTATGAGGCACTCAGGAACAGAACCGAACGAAGCAGTTATGATACTTTTGTCAAAGATATTGATTCGCTTGGACTATGGCATCTGGATGATCTGGGGGAGAGCGCTTTAACACTGTTTGACGGCGTTTTTGCCTCTGCCTTGGAGGATGAACTGAAAGAAGTGTACGAGTTGGATCAACCGCTTGTCCCACGAAATGCATTTGTACTGCCTGCCATCCCGGAAGGGCATAAATACCGTGACCTTGAAGCAGTGGACCCCAATAAACTACTCAAATCCCACAAAGACAAAGAGATCACGATCATTGCTAAAAATGAGAGTATCGTACGCGGTTCCCAGTTGGACTCTTTTGAAAATATAGCGTTTGTCTATCAGGAGGGTATCGTCAATCTTTTGGGTGCAGACAAACTCATTCTTTCACTCAACAAGCCTCTTAAACGCAAAAAGGTAAAAAAAGCGACGATCATTCTGGATGAACTGAAGCCCGGTGACTATGTGGTGCATGAGAATTACGGGGTAGGTATCTTTAAAGGGATAGAAAAACGTGATGTACTGGGGGCGACCAGTGAATTTGTAGTGATGCATTATCAAAATCAAGATGCATTGCTCATTCCCGTCTCCAATCTTGAAGTGATAGACCGTTATGTGGCTGAAGGCGGTGCATTGCCGATACTTGATAAGCTGGGGAAAGCCAGTTTCAAGAAGCTTAAGGAAAAAGTCAGAGAAAAGCTTTTTGCCATCGCTTCACAGATCATCAACCTCTCGGCACAGCGTCATTTGAAAAAAGGTATCAAGTTCAAAAGAAACATGGAAGAACATGCTATCTTTATGTCGCAGGCCGGTTTTGTGCATACAGAAGACCAAGAGCGTGCTATCAATGATATGCTCGATGATATGAGCTCAGGCAGGATGATGGACAGGCTGCTCTCGGCTGATGTAGGGTTCGGTAAAACAGAAGTGGCAATGAACGGGATGTTCGTAGCGGTCAAGAACGGTTACCAGGCGATGATGATCGCACCTACGACCCTGCTGAGTTCTCAGCATTACAAAAGCCTGAAAGAGCGTTTTCAGGGGTATGATATAAAAGTCGCCAAGCTGGACAGGTTCTCTACGACCAAAGAGAAAAATGCTACGCTCAAAGGCTTGCAGGAAGGGACGATTGACGTGGTGGTAGGAACCCATGCGTTGCTCAAGGCGAAGTTTAAGAACCTGGCGCTGGTCATTATCGATGAAGAGCATAAGTTCGGCGTAAAACAGAAAGAGGCGCTCAAAGAGATCTCCATCGATGTACACCTTCTCAGCATGTCTGCCACACCGATACCGAGATCTTTGAACCTTGCGATGTCAGAAGTCAAGTCTTTTTCCGAGATCCTTACACCGCCGACAGAGCGTCAAGGGGTACGTACGTTTGTGAAGAGTTACGATGATAAGGTCATCAAAGAGGCCATACTTCGAGAGATGCGGCGCGGTGGACAGATATTTTATGTCTTCAACTCCATTGCAGGGATCGAAGAGAAAAAGAAGCAACTGCTTGAAGTACTTCCTAAACTGCGCATAGCAGTGCTTCACTCCAAGATCTCGGCCAAAGAGACCGAAGATGAGATGATGCTTTTTGGCACTGGTGAGTATGATGTGCTGCTCTCTACTTCGATCGTGGAGTCGGGGATACATATGCCTCATGCCAATACGATGATCGTTGACGGGGCCGACAATTTCGGTATCGCAGATCTGCATCAGCTTCGCGGGCGTGTGGGACGTGGGGCCAAAGAGGGATACTGCTACTTCATGGTCACCGATAAAGAGCGTCTGACAGACAACGCAAAACGCCGTCTACTTGCACTGGAGTCGCATTCAGATCTGGGAAGCGGTGCCGTACTTGCCTTTCACGATCTTGAGATACGTGGCGGAGGGAATATCATCGGGGAGGCACAGTCGGGTCACATCAAGCAGATAGGATACTCACTCTACCTGCGTATGCTTGAAGATGCGATCAAAGAACTTTCCGGACAAGACAAGGAAGTAGCGCAGAACATCGATATGAAACTCTCTATTGATGCCTACCTCAATGAAGAACTGATAGAAGAGGACAGACTGCGTTTGGAACTCTACCGGCGTCTTTCTCTCTGTGAAACTACAGGAGAGGTGTATGAGATAGAAGCAGAGATAGCAGACAGGTTTGGAAAACTCGATGTCATTACCAGACAGTTCATTGATGTGATCGTCATGAAGGTTCTGGCAAGAGAAAAAGGCATCTCCAAAGTCTCTTCATATGGAGAAAATGTCTTTATCGAATTCATGGATGAGAATAAAGAGAGAGTGGTACTTAAATCACCTAGTAAAGATGATGATGACATTATCGCTACAGCCATGGGGTATTTGAAGTAG
- a CDS encoding folylpolyglutamate synthase/dihydrofolate synthase family protein yields MDAFDTFLQHKPLYYKEIDHQRVHHAYGLLKPHIRQPRTVHIVGTNGKGSTGRMIAYLAYKSGLKVGHFSSPHILKFNERIWLNGSDSPDDVLEAAHQSLFVILGKELSESLSYFEYTTLLAFVVFENCDLMVLEAGLGGEFDATNVCDKALSVITPIGIDHQAFLGESIEAIAGTKIRSIQKQVLLAPQVYDEVLDVAQKIVEEKGAILYLHLPSSQSVSKLKVIAKEKLWGEYLIENASVALQALDILDISYNINDLRTLELFGRFYPLTQNIRIDVGHNPLAAKAIEKALDNKVILIYNSLDDKDYEAVLQTLKPKVKHVEIIPIDSQRATTLSEIEKAIQKVGMNYSYFEGKIDKNEQYLVFGSFYVVEEFLNKMQKKSDVPK; encoded by the coding sequence ATGGACGCTTTTGATACATTTCTTCAACATAAACCTCTTTACTATAAAGAAATAGACCATCAGCGTGTACATCATGCCTATGGTCTGTTGAAACCACATATCAGACAGCCTAGAACGGTGCATATCGTGGGAACCAACGGAAAGGGTTCAACGGGTCGTATGATCGCATATTTGGCTTATAAAAGCGGTCTGAAGGTCGGACACTTCTCTTCTCCTCATATTTTAAAGTTCAATGAACGTATCTGGCTCAACGGCAGTGACAGTCCGGATGACGTACTTGAAGCAGCACATCAAAGTCTTTTTGTCATCCTGGGTAAGGAGTTGAGTGAAAGTCTGAGTTACTTTGAGTATACGACACTTCTAGCCTTTGTGGTCTTTGAAAATTGTGATCTGATGGTTTTGGAAGCAGGGTTAGGCGGAGAATTCGATGCGACCAATGTCTGTGATAAGGCACTTTCTGTCATCACGCCGATAGGCATAGACCATCAGGCTTTCTTGGGTGAAAGCATCGAAGCCATAGCCGGTACGAAAATACGCAGTATACAAAAGCAAGTATTGCTGGCGCCGCAAGTCTATGATGAGGTACTGGATGTTGCCCAAAAGATCGTGGAGGAGAAGGGTGCCATACTGTATCTCCATCTACCTTCATCCCAGAGTGTGTCGAAGTTGAAAGTTATCGCAAAAGAGAAGTTATGGGGAGAGTATTTGATCGAGAATGCTTCAGTGGCACTGCAGGCTTTGGATATTTTGGATATCTCTTACAATATCAATGATCTTCGCACCTTGGAACTCTTCGGACGTTTTTATCCCTTGACACAAAACATCCGTATCGATGTGGGACATAACCCTTTAGCGGCAAAGGCAATAGAAAAAGCATTGGATAATAAGGTGATCCTTATCTATAACAGTCTTGATGACAAAGATTATGAAGCTGTGCTACAAACACTGAAACCTAAGGTCAAACATGTAGAGATCATCCCCATTGATTCACAAAGAGCGACCACTTTGAGTGAGATAGAAAAAGCCATTCAAAAAGTAGGTATGAACTATAGCTACTTTGAGGGAAAGATAGACAAAAATGAACAGTATCTGGTTTTTGGTTCATTTTATGTCGTAGAAGAATTTTTAAATAAAATGCAAAAGAAGAGTGATGTACCAAAGTAA
- the lptE gene encoding LPS assembly lipoprotein LptE, with amino-acid sequence MRMILKFWMTVSILLLVSACGYKPSSHMIQHVFSDTVYVEVSVDRAEPENAPYVKDEMNRLVYTRFKGRIVSKEEAQSKIRLSYAGSTFIPLSYENGYVTRYRAVIRVKFYMVTKEGRERKTISSIVESDIQESSLTSSALRIEALRLGLGKALDEFLAYVSAKGMLKETK; translated from the coding sequence ATGCGTATGATTTTAAAATTCTGGATGACCGTCAGTATACTCTTACTTGTCAGTGCATGCGGATATAAACCCTCTTCTCATATGATCCAGCATGTTTTTTCCGATACAGTGTATGTGGAGGTCAGTGTTGACAGGGCTGAACCTGAAAATGCACCTTATGTAAAAGATGAGATGAACCGTTTGGTCTACACACGATTTAAGGGACGTATCGTTTCTAAAGAAGAGGCACAAAGTAAAATCAGGCTCTCTTATGCAGGAAGCACTTTTATACCGCTTTCCTATGAAAATGGTTATGTCACTCGGTACCGCGCAGTCATCAGGGTCAAGTTTTATATGGTCACTAAAGAGGGTAGAGAAAGGAAAACAATCAGCAGTATTGTTGAATCAGATATTCAGGAAAGTTCATTGACCTCTTCTGCACTGAGAATAGAGGCTCTACGTTTAGGATTGGGAAAAGCACTGGATGAATTCCTGGCATATGTCAGTGCTAAAGGGATGTTAAAAGAAACGAAATGA